In Aliarcobacter faecis, a genomic segment contains:
- a CDS encoding sensor histidine kinase — MRQTKLEDFLELERRIKEEVDKSREKDKILFQQAKLASLGEMLGNISHQWRQPLMEMNSIFLPIEAKIILGKKVKNSEILEAIEKLNIITKFMSDTIDDFRDFFSNDKEKIKFNLLEQINSIVNIISTGLKAHNIKLDILIKKNPNLFGYKNEFSQVLINLINNAKDELISRNIEDPYIKISIFEEDESVVVTVEDNAGGIKVNPIDTIFEPFFTYQKQNGSGIGLFMSKLIIEKNMEGKLKAYNKNSGAFFEIKIPKE; from the coding sequence ATGCGACAAACAAAACTAGAAGATTTTTTAGAACTTGAAAGAAGAATAAAAGAAGAAGTTGATAAAAGTAGAGAAAAAGACAAAATACTGTTTCAGCAAGCTAAATTAGCTTCACTTGGTGAAATGCTCGGAAATATTTCTCATCAGTGGAGACAACCACTAATGGAAATGAATTCAATATTTTTACCAATTGAGGCTAAAATTATTTTAGGGAAAAAAGTAAAAAATAGTGAAATTTTAGAAGCTATTGAAAAGTTAAATATTATTACAAAATTTATGTCTGATACTATAGATGATTTTAGAGATTTTTTTTCAAATGATAAAGAAAAAATTAAATTTAACTTGCTTGAACAAATAAACTCTATAGTAAATATTATAAGTACTGGATTAAAAGCACATAATATAAAACTAGATATTTTAATTAAAAAGAATCCAAATTTATTTGGATATAAAAATGAGTTTTCACAAGTATTAATAAATTTAATAAATAATGCAAAAGATGAGTTAATATCTAGAAATATAGAAGATCCTTATATAAAGATTTCAATTTTTGAAGAAGATGAGAGTGTTGTTGTAACAGTTGAAGATAATGCTGGTGGAATAAAAGTAAATCCAATTGATACTATTTTTGAACCCTTTTTTACTTATCAAAAACAAAATGGTTCAGGAATAGGTCTTTTTATGTCAAAATTAATAATAGAGAAAAATATGGAAGGAAAATTAAAAGCATACAACAAAAATAGTGGTGCTTTTTTTGAGATTAAAATTCCAAAAGAGTAA